Genomic segment of Bifidobacterium lemurum:
GATGGCCTACATCGAATTCGACCGGGTGGTCAAGGAATATCCCTCCGGCGGCACGGCCATCCGTGCGCTCGACGAGGCGAGCTTCACCGCGGACGAAGGCAAACTCACTGTGATCCTCGGGCAGTCAGGTGCGGGCAAAACCACCGCGTTGAATATTCTGGGCGGTATGGACACCGCCACCTCGGGCCGGGTGATCGTCGGCGGCCGCGACATCACCGAACTGAAGAAGCGCGACCTGATCGGCTACCGTCGCACCGACATCGGCTTCGTGTTCCAGTTCTACAATCTGGTGCCGAACCTCACCGCGCTCGAGAACGTGGAGCTCGCCTCGCAGATCTGCGACGACCATTTCGATCCCGCCCAGACGTTGGCCAAAGTGGGATTGGGCGACCGCTTGAACAACTTTCCCGCGCAGCTTTCGGGCGGAGAGCAGCAGCGTGTGTCCATCGCGCGTGCGATCGCGAAGAAGCCGAAGCTGCTGCTGTGCGACGAACCGACCGGCGCGTTGGACTACGAGACGGGCAAAGGCGTGCTGCAACTGCTGCAGGACATCTGCCGCGACGAGAACATGACCGTGATGATCATCACCCACAATTCGGCGCTGGCGCCGATGGCGCATAAGGTGATCCGTTTCCGCTCCGGCAAGGTGACGGGCCAGGAGGAGCATCCCACACCGACCCCCATCGCCGACATCGAATGGTAGGTGGTCGCGATGGCATTCCGGCGCTCGACGAGTGTGAAACATAGTGTGAAACACATAGGACGGGATGTGAAACATTCCGTGAAACATCGCGCTGGGCGTGATGGCGTTCCCGCTGACGGCGCTGGCATGCGCATGAATAAGGATGGTCGTGCCAGTAGCCGTGCCGGTGGTCGTGCGACCGGTGGCGAAGCATCTCGCGCGGGCGGTATACCCGGCAGAACGGTCCACACGGGCGGCATGCCGGGCGGGGCGTTCGTCAAAGGCACGGCGCGCGCGTGGCTGCGCGGATGGAAGCGGTTCCTCTCCATTGCGGTGATCTCGATGCTGGGCGTGGCCGTGCTCACCGGCATCTACGCCGGCTGCCGCGACATGTTCCACGCCGCCGACCGACTGTACGACGCGCAAGGTCTGCACGACATCCAAGTGCTGTCCACCTACGGACTGACCGACGACGATGTGGCCGCCCTCAAACGGGTCGAGGGCGTCGAGACGGTGCAGGCCGAACGTACGCAGAGCGTGACCACCAAAGTGGCCGGCACGGACAAGAACGTGACGATGACGGAAATCGGCGTCGAAGGCCTCGACCAACCGTATCTGCAGGAAGGTCGCATGCCCGAGAAAGCCGGCGAGGTGGCCGTCACGGAGAAGTTCCTCGTCGACTCCGGATACGAGATCGGCGACACCCTCACCGTCACCCCCGCCGATGATGAGGAGTCCACCGCCGGCACGTCTGGCTCCGACCTGACCGGTTCCGATGATTTCGGCGCTTCCGACGACGCCACCGATGCCGCGGATGGGGGCGATTCGACGGGAGCCTCCGACTCCGCCGGCGAACCCGTTTCCTCTGATGCCGACACTGAAGCTGGTACCGATGCCGACGCCGACAACGACGGCGACGAAGAAGAAGAGACGGCCCCGTCGTTCCCGACGAAACTCACCATCACCGGCATGGTGCTCGACCCCAAGGACCTGACCAATCCGACCGGCTACAGCACCGCCGCCTTCCGCAGTCCCAGCACCGCCGACTACTATTTCTTCACCTCAAGCGACGGCGTGAGCGGCAACGTCTACACCGCCATCAGCCTGACCGTCGAAGGCGCGGCGGACGAGGACTCCTTCTCCGACGCCTACGAGGAGATCGTGCGGCAGGTCGTCGACCGCATCGAAAACACCGTGCAGGACCAGCGGCAGAAGGACCGCCGCCAACGTATCGTCGACGAGGCGCAATCCCAAATCGACGAGGCGGAACAGGACGCGTTCGCCCAACTGGACGATGCGCAATCCCAGATTGACGAGCAGCGCGCCCAACTCGAAGAGAGCAAATCCACCCTCGCCGAAAGCCGAGAGCAACTCGAATCCCAGCAATCGCAGATCACGTCCAGCGAAAGCCAGATCGCGCAGGCGCGCTCGCAGATCGCATCCGGCCGCCAGCAAATCTCGCAGGGCCGCCAGCAGATCGCGCAGGCGCGTACGGAACTCGAATCGGGCCAACAGCAGCTCGCCTCCGCCCG
This window contains:
- a CDS encoding ABC transporter ATP-binding protein; its protein translation is MAYIEFDRVVKEYPSGGTAIRALDEASFTADEGKLTVILGQSGAGKTTALNILGGMDTATSGRVIVGGRDITELKKRDLIGYRRTDIGFVFQFYNLVPNLTALENVELASQICDDHFDPAQTLAKVGLGDRLNNFPAQLSGGEQQRVSIARAIAKKPKLLLCDEPTGALDYETGKGVLQLLQDICRDENMTVMIITHNSALAPMAHKVIRFRSGKVTGQEEHPTPTPIADIEW